In a genomic window of Erinaceus europaeus chromosome 12, mEriEur2.1, whole genome shotgun sequence:
- the NR1D1 gene encoding nuclear receptor subfamily 1 group D member 1 has protein sequence MTTLDSNNNTGGVITYIGSSSSSPSRTSPESLYSDSSNGSFQSLTQGCPTYFPPSPTGSLTQDPARSFGSMAPSVSEDGSPSSSSSSSSSSSSSSFYNGSSPGGLQVALEDSSRVSPSKSTSSITKLNGMVLLCKVCGDVASGFHYGVHACEGCKGFFRRSIQQNIQYKRCLKNENCSIVRINRNRCQQCRFKKCLSVGMSRDAVRFGRIPKREKQRMLAEMQSAMNLANNQLNSQCPLETSPTQHPTPGPMGPSPPPAPAPSPLVGFSQFPQQLTPPRSPSPEPTVEDVISQVARAHREIFTYAHDKLGTSPGNFNANHASSSPLASTPHHWENQGCPPAPNDNNAMAAQRHNEALNGLRQAPSAYPPTWPLGPARHSCHQPNSNGHRLCPTHVYSVPEGEAPANSLRQGNSKNILLACPMNMYPHGCSGRTVQEIWEDFSMSFTPAVREVVEFAKHIPGFQDLSQHDQVTLLKAGTFEVLMVRFASLFNVKDQTVMFLSRTHTACRSSGAMGI, from the exons ATGACGACCCTAGACTCCAACAACAACACAG GTGGTGTCATCACCTACATTGGCTCCAGCAGCTCCTCCCCGAGTCGCACCAGCCCCGAATCCCTCTACAGTGACAGCTCAAATGGCAGTTTCCAGTCCCTGACTCAAGGCTGCCCCACCTACTTCCCACCATCACCCACTGGCTCCCTCACCCAGGACCCAGCTCGATCCTTTGGGAGCATGGCCCCCAGTGTGAGTGAGGATGGCTCTCCATCTTcatcctcttcatcctcctcctcatcttcttcttcctccttctataATGGAAGCTCCCCAGGGGGTCTACAGGTGGCCCTGGAAGACAGCAGCAGAGTGTCCCCCAGCAAGAGCACCAGCAGCATCACCA AGCTGAATGGCATGGTGCTGCTGTGTAAAGTGTGTGGGGACGTTGCCTCAGGCTTTCATTACGGTGTGCACGCCTGTGAGGGCTGCAAG GGCTTTTTCCGTCGGAGCATCCAGCAGAACATCCAATACAAAAGGTGTCTGAAAAATGAGAACTGCTCCATTGTCCGCATCAACCGCAACCGCTGCCAGCAGTGTCGCTTCAAGAAGTGTCTCTCCGTGGGCATGTCTCGAGATG CTGTGCGTTTTGGGCGCATCCCCAAACGAGAGAAGCAGCGGATGCTGGCTGAGATGCAGAGTGCCATGAACCTGGCCAACAACCAGCTGAACAGCCAGTGCCCGCTGGAGACCtcacccacccagcaccccactcCAGGCCCCATGGGCCCCTCACCACCTCCAGCTCCGGCTCCCTCACCCTTGGTGGGCTTCTCCCAGTTCCCTCAGCAGCTGACACCTCCCCGGTCCCCAAGCCCTGAGCCCACCGTGGAGGACGTGATATCCCAGGTGGCGCGGGCCCATCGGGAGATCTTCACCTATGCTCACGACAAGCTGGGCACCTCACCTGGCAACTTTAATGCCAACCATGCATCTAGCAGCCCTCTGGCCTCCACCCCACATCATTGGGAAAATCAGGGCTGCCCACCTGCTCCCAATGATAACAATGCTATGGCTGCCCAACGTCATAATGAGGCCCTGAATGGTCTACGCCAGGCTCCCTCCGCCTACCctcccacctggcccctgggtccTGCCCGCCACAGCTGCCACCAGCCCAACAGCAACGGGCATCGTCTATGCCCCACCCATGTGTACTCAGTCCCAGAAGGCGAAGCACCTGCCAACAGTCTACGGCAGGGCAACTCCAAGAACATTCTGCTG GCATGTCCCATGAACATGTACCCACATGGATGCAGCGGGCGAACTGTGCAAGAGATCTGGGAGGATTTTTCCATGAGCTTCACGCCCGCTGTGCGGGAGGTGGTTGAGTTTGCCAAGCACATCCCTGGCTTCCAGGATCTTTCTCAGCATGACCAGGTCACCCTGCTTAAGGCTGGCACCTTTGAG gtgctgaTGGTGCGTTTTGCCTCGCTGTTCAACGTGAAGGACCAGACAGTGATGTTCCTGAGCCGCACACATACAGCCTGCAGGAGCTCGGGCGCCATGGGCATA
- the THRA gene encoding thyroid hormone receptor alpha, which produces MEQKPSKVECGSDPEENSARSPDGKRKRKNGQCSLKTSMSGYIPSYLDKDEQCVVCGDKATGYHYRCITCEGCKGFFRRTIQKNLHPTYSCKYDSCCVIDKITRNQCQLCRFKKCIAVGMAMDLVLDDSKRVAKRKLIEQNRERRRKEEMIRSLQQRPEPTPEEWDLIHVATEAHRSTNAQGSHWKQRRKFLPDDIGQSPIVSMPDGDKVDLEAFSEFTKIITPAITRVVDFAKKLPMFSELPCEDQIILLKGCCMEIMSLRAAVRYDPESDTLTLSGEMAVKREQLKNGGLGVVSDAIFELGKSLSAFNLDDTEVALLQAVLLMSTDRSGLLCVDKIEKSQEAYLLAFEHYVNHRKHNIPHFWPKLLMKVTDLRMIGACHASRFLHMKVECPTELFPPLFLEVFEDQEV; this is translated from the exons ggTATATCCCTAGTTACCTGGACAAAGACGAGCAGTGTGTCGTGTGCGGGGACAAGGCAACCGGTTATCACTACCGCTGCATCACTTGTGAGGGCTGCAAG GGCTTCTTTCGCCGCACAATCCAGAAGAACCTCCATCCCACCTACTCCTGCAAATATGATAGTTGCTGTGTCATTGATAAGATCACCCGCAATCAGTGCCAGCTGTGCCGCTTCAAGAAGTGCATCGCTGTTGGCATGGCCATGGACT TGGTTCTAGATGACTCGAAGCGGGTGGCCAAGCGCAAGCTGATCGAGCAGAACCGGGAGCGGAGACGGAAGGAGGAGATGATCCGATCCCTGCAGCAGCGCCCGGAGCCCACTCCTGAAGAGTGGGACCTGATCCATGTCGCCACTGAGGCCCATCGCAGCACGAATGCCCAGGGCAGCCACTGGAAGCAGAGGCGGAAATTCCTG CCAGATGATATTGGCCAGTCACCCATCGTCTCCATGCCGGATGGCGACAAGGTGGATCTAGAGGCCTTCAGCGAATTTACCAAGATCATCACCCCGGCCATCACCCGTGTGGTAGACTTTGCCAAAAAACTGCCCATGTTCTCCGAG CTGCCTTGTGAAGACCAGATCATCCTCCTGAAGGGGTGCTGCATGGAGATCATGTCCCTGCGGGCAGCTGTCCGCTATGACCCTGAGAGCGACACCCTGACACTGAGTGGGGAGATGGCTGTCAAGCGGGAGCAGCTCAAGAATGGCGGCTTGGGCGTAGTCTCCGACGCCATCTTTGAACTGGGCAAGTCACTCTCTGCCTTTAACCTGGATGACACGGAAGTGGCTCTGCTGCAGGCTGTGCTGCTAATGTCAACAG ACCGCTCAGGCCTGCTGTGTGTGGACAAGATCGAGAAGAGTCAGGAGGCGTACCTGCTGGCGTTCGAGCACTATGTCAACCACCGCAAACACAACATTCCGCACTTCTGGCCCAAGCTGCTGATGAAGGTGACTGACCTCCGCATGATCGGGGCCTGCCACGCCAGCCGCTTCCTCCACATGAAAGTCGAGTGCCCCACCGAACTCTTTCCCCCACTCTTCCTCGAGGTCTTTGAGGATCAGGAAGTCTAA